ACTAGTTACAATACGAAAATCTCAAGTGATATGTGCATGTACAACTATTAGGGTAGACATGGAGTTGGAAGTTAAACGGGTCGGAAATGTGTTGGACATGTTGACATCGAACGCTATTCAAAAAGATAAAGGGTCAGTTGTCTAACCCATTTCGACCCAAACCCATACCTCCTCAACCTAAACTTGCTTATAGTGCCATCCTATCAATATTTGCCACACCTACGCTAGATAGCTACCGATCTGTGTTTCTTCGATTACTGTTGTTGTTTTATTACTTCAAAAATTTTGTTTCAAAATAGGTCAAGTACTTGATTGGGCCATACCCATTTGTCAGATATTATTCAATAATAATTGGGGTGGCCTGCAGTCTGCAGATATCAGGTATGACCTTTATTAACCTTACAGAATGTGCAGTACCAATTCAACATATAGATTCATATAGACCTATTCTAACCGTGCGTCAAACACCCTCCGTCAGATTACGTGTCAAAACTGACGGAAACTGGCAGATTTTAACGGGGCGTCAGTTTTCGTCAGTAGGGGGCGTCAGTTGGGCCATTGACGCAAAAAAAAACCCGTCACTTTTGCCTTCAACCAATCATATTTTTttctaatttaataaatatatattttttataattaatttatttttttctcacccaatttccaatcagattttaccacatcactctacccaatatttgacacaaaaaactGGCACAACGGTTATAAAATGTCAGAAACTGACATTGCCTAATCACACGCATTTTGCACTTTTTGGTCAAAAAGTGCATAAACTGTCAGGGATATCACAGGCACCATTAGGAATGGTCATATGAACTCTCATAGTAACAATTAGTCACCATTCTATAGAGACATTGGCTAATATATGTGAAATTCTAACATAATCTATGTCTGTTATCATGTTATGCAAAAAGAAATTATGTACCTGCAGTTCATATTTATTGCAATAATTTATTTTGCGTGTTAATCTGGGCATTGCGGGTACCGTTGGCCACTTTCAAGACATTGAATGCCTTAAGTAAGATCGTACTAATGAGAACCCTTAAGCGAATAGCGAAAGTAACCTAAAAGAACCTTATCTGAACCACTCATTGGTCCTAAAATTAGTGGTGTTTGACTTTGCGTTTGCGTATAGTAAAACTGATTATCTGATTATGATTATTTACCGTATGAATCCTTAATAATCGAACCTGTTTAACTGATAATAATATGCATaggaaaaatgatgatgataataattattgtATTTGTATACCCCCAAAATTCAATCCAAAGATATATAACTAGTTTTACATACGTACAATATACCTTCCAATCCATCTATATGCATCTAATGATACAAAATTAATATACAGTCCTCAAATCATTTAATGCTTCATGAAAATTACCTAATCTGTATCTATATAGAACTCTAATGCTTCTGATTCggttcttcaattcatcaaagtATATATCTGTTTCTAGAGTAATaataaatcttgttcttatttcttGATATAATCTTGATCTTGTTTAAGCAACAAAATCTGGCATAGGTTGTGCAGCAAACCTCTTACGGTTTTGAATGTTCATCGAATCATACATTGCCGATGAATGCGACGATGATGCTTGAGTCATCGCCACGTAATCATTTTCTTCCCCTAATTCCGGTCCTCTACCGAGTTGACTCGAGAGGAAACTCTGGTGGGGTCCAGAAATCGATAAGTTTTCACAATGCGGTAGACCTAAAGTCAACGAGACTCCGTTTCCTGAATACCGTTGCTGAAATTGCTCGGTGGTGAACCTTCCGATTTCACCAATCGGATAACCACCGAGCCCGCCCATGAAGTCGGTTTGGTTGCTGGCGGTTAGTGTGAAACCTCCTTCGTTTTGGTTCTGGTGCTGGTTATGAATCTGTCGGTCGTCGTTTCGTTGCTTTTTCGGGCTGAATTGTGTGATTCCTTCCATTTCTAGGGATCCAATGAGGCTGAAACCGGTCGGGTTTTGAAAATTTATTCCTGTAGCTGTTGGAGATGTCGATATGGCGTTGGAAACCGTTATTGACGGTGGCGGAGGATAGAACGGCATTTCCGGTTTAGCGGTTCGGAATCCCCGGTTTGAAGTTTCCGGTGAAGAGCTTTTTTCTTGTTTCGAAGATGAATTATCTTCGGTTTGTTCGTTTATGCTCGATTTATGATCTTCGATCCCGTTCTGTTCTTGTCCCTTGATTTCCTCTAGGTACATCTCCTCCACCATTGGCTTCCATAACCTTACTCGAGCATTGATGAACCAATTCGAAACCTAAAAACGCAATCAATCAAATTCAAAACAAAAAGAATTAGTGTAATGCACGAAAGTGACCGAAACAGTGGAATTATTAATCATTTACCTGGCTTCTAGTAAGCCCTGTTTGTTTTGCAAGCATATGCTTGTCCGAATCCTTCGGATAACTGCATCATATTCAACAAATTCGTTACCAATTATTCGATTAATCGAAAGACTTAGTATAAAATTTGATTTGATTCTTACGGGTGAAGAAAATGTTCGAAGAGCCAAGCACGAAGAACAGAAACAGAGCGTTCAGGCAATCCTCTTTGCGGTCTCCAAGCATTATGTTGGATCATTCCCAATTGCTGCAACGCTCTCTGTTGTCTGAGTTGATTATCGACAAATTTCAGCCTCGAACCACCGCCTTCTACCTTACCGCCGACACCTAAACCGTCATCCTCTCCTAAACTTCGGCTAGCCGCCTTAATCTGTCCCAAAATCGCGTCTTTTAGACACCTAAATTGCTTCGAAATCGTTTGTAAAGCTAGTGCTGTGTAAGTTTTCGCTGACCCAATTCCTGCTGCTTGTTCAAACCACGAAATCACGATTTGCATCTGGTGATGATACTGTCTGTATCTCTGCTCCACCTTCAAAACCCACAAATTAAATCATAAAAAGTTTCAATTTTTAACAAGAAAAAAGTGaagaattttaatgaaaatgaagtTGTTAAGATTACTAATTTAGTAATTTCAAAAAAGCTTGATAACAACTTTTCTGATGGGGACAATTGCTTAATTTATAAGTTTGATCAatcatttagttaattaattaCCTCATCAAGCATATTAATAAGTTTTGCTTTCTTCATCTGAATTTCCTGTCTTTCAGCTGAAGTAAGTTCCGATTTGGTAGCGGTTTCCTCCCTACCAAGTCCTTCTCCGGCGATCAGTGGCAGTGATTCGCCATCACCGCCACCGACAGCCTTCAAATTCCGATCATCCTTACCAGCCACTTTACCAACGTTCACAACTTCTTCTAAAATTTCTTGTGTAGCCTTCAAATACTTGGAATTTAACAACATATTATGCATACCGTTGACACTGTTCGACATCCCAGACGCCGATGACGTCGATCCACCACCTCCCTGATCTCCTGCAGCGTGGGACCCGAACCTTGATTGCTGACTAGATAAACTCAAAGACAAACCTTGTTGAAACGGCGTTACTTCACGCGGTGGGGCCGCCACTAGCTCCACCGGGTTGTACATGTATTGCGCTCGTGGTATAAACGCGTGTAGCGATGAAACATCGTGTTGTGAATGGACCGAtgatggtggtgatgctgataACGGTATACCGACAAATTGTTGTGTTTGCGTTGGTGGCGGTATGGGCGGGTGCCCGTGTAATATATTTCCttggtgttggtgttggtgttggtgttggtgttggtgttggtgttggtgcTGGTTTGGTACTTGGTTGTTTCCGGGTTGACTAGAATCAAGAAACATGTAATTACCAGATTGTGGTTGAGTTGATTCTTGTTGTGAATCGGAGTTGTAATAAACATAACCCGGATTCATTAGAACTAATGTTTGTAACCCGTCTCCACCTTGAATATTTGAATTTCCATTGTAGTATGTTGCCATTTATTGATGAATTTGGGTGAAATTTCTCTGATCTGTAAGGTATTCGACACGTGTAAGCACACGATTCGTTGATTGTAATTATTATAGATAATTAACAGGAATAAAACAGGTTTTTTTTTACCTGCCTAAAGTGGAGACTTTTTTCAACCCATACGCAACTAATAATGGAGATAAAAATCAGGTGGAAAGTGAAAAAGATATGTGCTTGATCTGAATTATGATCAGTGAGAACCTGAAAAATGAATTCAAGAATGATCAGATTCACAAAAGTTACCATAGTACTACAATTAATAAAGTAAACTTTTAGTACTAGTGTTATAGAGGGATGAtatttgtgtatatgtatatgtatatctaatatatataatattcaatatTTAAATATTTATGGATTGGGGAGGTACCTGAAGAGAGGTTAGTGATGGAGATGTGATGATTGTGCACGtgtttccatcatcatcatcatctaaaagcTGCAAAAGAATATATTAATTTTCaggaatatacaaatcataacaacataATACCCATATCATATaagttttagagagagaaagagtgtATATGTGTGTGAGAAAGAGAGAGTTCATGCATAGATATAATAAAGATAATACCCACATGTATAAAAGTGTGTGTACAAACAGTATACATACGTATGTATCATGTATGTTTGTACGTACGTATGGGCACAAGTTTTATTTAACAGTAATAAATTGTAAATTGTTATCCATAAAGATAGAAAGAATTGGTGAATGTCTGAACTTTAGAAACACGGAATGACGGAAATATAAGCTAGTCGTATCATTCATATATATCAGAATTCTATATAAGAAAGAAACTTGAATTAtagattaaataaataaataaatcagatAAAGAAACTTGAATTAtagattaaataaataaataaatcagatAGAGATAGAAAGTTAGATTAATAGATAGATGTATACCTTAATGATGGAATTGAGTGTTACTGTAATTATTAAGGTATGTTTGACTTGATTTAACTTTGCTTATTCAAATCATTTGATGAATATAACCGGGTAAATATACTTGTAGAAACAAAGACTAGTAGCTTTTTTTGAAGAAAGGAGAAAGCAATCACAAAAGATGTCGATGTGTGTGTGTTTAGGTGAGAGAGAGAGTAGAAGCAGGTGAAGggatataagtatttaattatttatttagttatatataataaaattgaatagaaggatttttttttttttttggtaatggGTTACCCcgtcaaatatttttttttaaaattattataatttgaATTTGTAATTAAAATAAGTTAATAGGAAAAACAAAAAGAGAATGATGCTTCTTGTTATATCAAAACTCTATCAGAAAGAATATCAAACAACTGAAAAACGAGGAAACGTCTacttcttttttcttcttcttccttctaACCCTTTCAGACGTTCTTTTCTTTCTTTGTTTAGTAAGtctattttatattattttattttttaatcaaGTAACGTGGAAAACAATCACTAAATGGTGTCGATGCCCTTCAACAATTTATCTAAcacaaattataaaaataaaataaaaataagaaaaaattaCCCCGTTGATACCCGTGGTTTGCTTACATTATCATGACAACACCTAAACTTCTATTTTTGCATAGTTGGTACCTAAGTTTTGTTTAACTTGCGTGGTTGGTACCCATAGCTAACTACAGTCAAATTTTAGtggttaacccctcacatgtgccacgcatgtgagggTATATTCGTCAGTTCACAAAAAATTACACTCTCAAGATCTTAAGAATATCAGTTTACATGGTAAGAACAATTTTATGTGAATGCCACTGAAGATCGAACGATGCAAGATGCCCGGTAAAAAATGATATCAGACCCAAACAAAACAACATCACCCACACAAACCACCGTCCACGAGATCCGTCGTCGCTGACCTCCACCGCCCACCGCTACTATCTTTAACGGTGGCCATATCAAACAATGGTGGTGCTCTGACACCTTCAATCTATTTTGTTTACATTATCACTAATGTTACTTCAGTCTAGTTATAATACGAATCTTCATAAAGTTTTTctcagtatctttatttatttgcgAATTGAAGTTGTGACAATACAAATACAAAAACAAATACATAtagatataagtataaaaatacatCTTTTTCGCAAGAAGTTCATATAACAACTAATGACATTGAAAATATGACATATAAATGTTTTAAATGAATGTTTtaaacaattatatacatataaatttcgtTTGTATAGGTTAACTGGTACAACAATATAAACAGTGTGAAGGGAAAATTCTTGAAGAAACTGAAAACGATTAAAATGATCAGTACATGAAACCCGATCGAATTCTTCAAGTTAATACAGCGGGCGGGTTTATTGATAATTTCTTTGTGAAATCAATAGGTAAATCTCAAATTGGTTtctaaagaagaagaaaaacaaagtgAAAAACAGAGTAGTGTGTTGGTTCAAGAACATGAAGTCACTGATGTATCAAAACTCATGAGTCATGAAAGATCTTGAAGATGATTATGGATCCGAATCAGAGACGGATAAAGAAAATTTTCAACCCGAGAGTGACCCAGTTGCTGAACAGAAATTGGTAAACAGGGGTTCCACAGATTTTTGTGTTACCCCTTTATCGAAGATTAATATCTCGTCTTTCCGACCACCAGATTTGGATTAGGGAACTCTTTTTGATCCAAATCTATTAGTAGCTTTTGAGCAGGCGGTTTTAGAATTTAAAGCAGAAGAGGGATAGAGGAATATATTTATATCtcgtctttacatttttgggaataTTTGTATAAACGGACGAATATACCCTTACAtgtgtggcacatgtgaggggttaaccaCTAAAATTTGACTATAGTTAGTTAGGGGTACCAATCAAGCAAGTTAAACAAAACCTAGGTATCAACTATGCAAAAATAAAAGTTTAGGTGTTGTCATGATAATGTAAGCAAACCACAGATACCATCGGCGTaattttttctaaaaataataacaTATTCCAGAGAGTGGGGTCACCTGATTTCACTCCATTTGTAATTTTTAgtacaaaaattttgaattttgaattttgcttctggtgaattttttttttcccaaattttttttcatattttgccaaaaaaatctTCATATATTGCAAAAAAAACTTTCATAATTTACTTAAAAACTTCCATATTTTGCATTAAAAAGTTGGTACGCTTTTAAATGTTTTTTCCCAAGTGAAATTTTTTTTGATTCCACCACTGTCCAAGAGGATGTGTATTTGAATTCAATGTTGCACACGTTTTAACTGAGTTATTTTGTTACTGTTTTTTCTTTTCGTGAAGTAAATATTCGTACTCAGATTTACACGATCTAACAAATTATTTTTTAAAAGATAACGTTAGTGAGGTCTCGAGTGATTATTTTTATTTGAATGTAAGCTACCTAATAAACTTATCGCGTGACCATTTTCATCATTTTGTCTAGTCACCCTTAAGATGAGCCCTTATGGCTGTTAGATTCCAACATCAAAGCTTCGTGGTAGTTTTATGACGATAATGATGCTCAATTTTATCTAGTTTGGACGTCGATCAAATAATCAACGGGTAAAAATACTCGACTGAATTTTAACACctcaattatatattattattttattttttatccaACTTTTAATAATATTTTACTAccccaaaatcatttcataaaaattTAAAACTCAAATTTGACTTtcaacattatattatattataattatattatacatatatctaATCCACAAAAGTTACGAATAGTAACCAGGGGCATCTTCAactttttacattttttttaattttaactaaatttcatttcatCAACAAAGCCCttcacatttttttaaaaaattcaaaTCGACTCCTCAAACAGGAGGGTTATatgtaatagacaaaagttatgaatagtaaccaGGGTCATTTtaacttttcaccttttttttttttttaaattttaatcaaatttcatttcaccaacaaagcccccacacttttttcaaaaattcaaatcgacccccaaacaggggggtaaagtgtcaaataaccattttcataaaaaatcttaaataaacaccacccaaatattcaacaggtcatatcttctcgctcgcaacgagttaaattttcccgacaccatcgttaaactcgaaataattttaggaacacaatgtcactaactatacgcaaaacggacgttttttaaaaaatgctaaatattcggggtacttttcatacacgttgattttgcgttaaatttttaaaagtcaacaattccatagcgaaacgcggagatgcacatatattgttaatttaaataacatttaaatctttcacgggttataccttttagttcgaatcgagttgcgcttcaacgacatcatcgttagccacgaaataattttacaaactaaacgcaataaaatacattgaaaaccaaaCCCCAACGCGAAGTTTGGGTTCAAAAACTAGTTACAACTAATCAAAAACTAACACGTCCTAATCAAAAACTTTCAAATCCTTACAAAAACTCACAAAAACTCCAAATTTATTTCCACAACACAATTATTGTAACGAGTAATTTAAATATGATGCTAAATGTTGATGATTTTTGTACTTGAAACTTCTGGTGAAGACGTCATTACTCCAATGATTATTCAAAACAAATTATGTAATCTATTATTTTTTTAACATTAAACTTTcatcagtgtatcatttatttcaacgacactcatcatttgcacacacacacgcctTCGGGAGGAAACTCGAATCGCATTATAGgaacccgatcctttaaccatcccgagggacTGACCAGTGGCGAAGGTTATATAGGGCAGGGGTGGGCTCCAGCCACCCCAAAAACTTTAGTACTAAGTAGCAATTTTTTTAGGGACTATATGTAGCAAGTTTGAACTCTAGCCCTCccaaattataatttaattaataagtATCCAGTTAACAAAATTAATAAGCATCCAGTTAAAAAATAAAACCCCATCTCCTTTATCGCCTTTGCTCTTGCTTCATCGTTTAAAGTGCAGACCACCTAAAAATGTCTACAGGTTCATCTCCTATTCTCCTTTATCTTCTAGTATGTTTGTTAGTGTTATAGTATTATTGTTTATTGTTTACTtgtttatagtatatatatatataagtatagtaTTATTTAGTTGTCTACTCGTCTTCATTAACCTAATTAGCCATTTGCCCATTTAAATTATAAGAATTAACAATTAACAACGATAATGAGTTGATGACGATTGTtgttacttattagtattattattaattattaattatattttcatATTGATATTGATACAGTTCTTATGATTTTTCATGCTCTATGTATGTTTTTTTTCACAATCTTCTCTATTTGCTTTAACTGATATTTTTAACCCTTTATTTTGTAAGGAGGTAAAAAGAcacaataaaaaaaattacttcATTCTTTAAGAGACAATCTAGTAACATTATAGAAGATGAAACTTAGGAGGCTAAACGTTCCAAAGCTTCCACTGATGAGGAGCAAGTTGAGCACCCAAATCAACCGGATGAGccacaacatcaaaatcaaccaagcGAGCATCCTGCTGAAAGGCTTGATAACCGACTCATTTTGACACTTCCGGTTTCCACTGCTACAACCGAGAGAGCATTTTCAGCCATGAAGTTATGTAAGAATCGAAGATGTCTGATGATTTACTTGCATCGAACTTGGTGGTTTACGTCGAAAAAGAAATTGCAGAATTGTTTGATTCGAAGACTGTAATCGATGAGTTTTAAGACCTTAAGGGTCGTCGAGCTCAGCTATAGTATTTTTGTGCTCAACATTAATCATTATATATGTCTTATTTTGAACTTTGCGTATGCTTTATCTATATAAAAGGACCATGTGTTTTGTTTGAATTATTTCGTCCCCCCAATGTTTATGTTCAAGCTTCGCCACTGGGGCTGACGGACCAGGTTTaaatcctgaatggatccgggagaaaaccctcttggggtcaatctggatatccatatttcaggcagattatAGGATGAGCAGAGCGAGACTCGAACCCATTACCTAACTATCAGCCCCAACACACAAGATGAAGGGGATGCCATTGAACCAATGCTTCGCTGGAGTAAAAATGAGTCACTCTTTTaaggtttttttatttattttttttttttttttgttaatgtaAGTATATAGAATTATTGACGGCGTAAATGCTGACCACCCCGGAATACTTGAATCCTCGAATACGTGCCGATAAAATATTTCTGAAGTTACTTAATAAATCGAGTAAATAGCCTGAGATGTCTTAAGAGATGAGACTTGAATTAGGTGTTGGATGACCACTAGATCACAAGGTGGGTAGACTCTTGATCCTTTTCATCTATAACCTCCTACCCATCGTCCTTGAAAAATCTATTCGTACTTGCTATAAAACTCGTTGATCTAATATTTGTAAAAGTTGTTGATGAAGGTGATTAAATTGAATATTTAAggtaattcttttaataattatgatatattttttttttttatgattcgaTATAATAAAATCTTTTACTTCATTAATCTATAGTGAACACTAGAACCGTCTTTGTGGCTCAATGTTTCAACTATAATACCTTGAGTATTGGGCACGGTAAAAGGTCAAGCGTTCCATCTCCGACTCTGTAAAAATTCTGTGAAGCAGGTTTTACCGACTCGTACGTAGGAATTCGGCTCAATCCACTTGCCCATATGAATTGATGGATCAAGTCTATGTTATGCGGTTCGAGTTTTCTGTCCCAAAACACGTATGtacgtaaaaaataaaataatcgAGTGCGTGGTTTTTGACCCCGTTCCTGATTCTAAacttagctttccaaaaacatctaTAGTGAACACTTGCTCACCGAGATGACGTATCCCatgttttattaattatcattaattattatatatatatatatatatatatatatatatatatatatatatatatatatatatatatatatatatatatatatatatatatataaaacaaaatgGTATTTGCTCATGTGTAATTTTCTAATTAAACTGAATTAATTATtcattataatttattatatatacatatatagatatatacaaattATATTTAACTAGATTTGTGGTCCGCGTTTCGCGGCGGATTAGTGTCGTTTTAACGCTACTATATCGTTAGACAGTTTTCGGCCTGAAAGTCATCAAAATGTTGTCCTTTCTTTTCAGACCATTTACGCAATGGCCGGCAACTGTTATGGTAATATTCTACTATATAAATGAAAAATACGTAAACTACTGGATATATGTTACAGTCTGGGTTGCAATGCTCAATTTAACAGCAAAACGAATCAAAACAAATTAAGTTTTGAGGCTTCTAAGCAAATTACTTATTCGGCAAAATCTTATGGTCCatataattttagtaggttttttAAAAGATAAATAATCAAATAATATACAGTATATTGAAAAAGGtgatgaaaaataaaaatataaccctttttacctatattttttAGGCTTATATTACGATAGGATTGTATTAGTAAATTGGAATTAGATTTTTAtgtatttgcaaaaaaaaaaagacttttttgctccgttggtcctttaattatacacgaaattgcaatccgagtccctcaagttttttttttaatttttgagtccttaaaattgcaaaattttgcaatccgagtccctccgtcagtttgccgtctaaattagccttaacccttgacatgtgccatgcatgtgagggtaaaatcatctttttactcttttcttcgacttttttgctccgttggtccttcgtttatagacaaaattgcaatccgagtccctcaatttttttttttgaaaggccaagCATAATACATCACCACCAAATTGCAACTCGCTACTGCTGCTCGTTAGAACCAGCGAAACCACCACCTTCATTAAACTAATCACCACCACCTGCTGTACTGCTCGTTCCTGCTGCTACTTGTCTTTCCTGTTTCATGTTCGTGTTCGAAAAATCCATCAACACACCAACAGAACTtgctatttttttctgtttttattccaACCACCACGAACCCTTTTTACTACTCGTTCACTGCTATTAAATGTCACTTACTTCTGTTTTCTATTCAGTCTGTCGAACCCACTGCCGCTGCTAGATTACTGTTGCTATATCTGatgtttctttttctgtttctggTATAGTACAACTCGAACTTCCATCTAAAACCACAACCACTTGTTGCTATTATTCTATCGAAGACTACTGTTGCGATTATTGTTTCTATTTCAGCTGCAACATCGAGTGGTTTCTGCTGCTCTTTTTCTATTTCTGTTCGAGCCAAACGAAACCAAACACCATCgctttgtatttttttttcttttcgatgaTGATGAACGAAATTAATGATTGATGATatataatgatgaagatgatacgGATGTGGTGAATGGGATGAGAATATGATGACGATGATGGACCGTGATAATGGtgataacgtgatgatgattcaagtGAGAAAGGAGGATGATGATCGTGATTTTATGTTAGAATGATGATACGCGTATGATATGGTTAAGTATTATGATGAAccgtatgatgatgatgtataatagatgatgatgatggatgtgtGATGACGATaagaaaatgaaaatgatgataaatgatgttaagatgatgatgagactattatgataatgataatgatgatggctACGGTttcaatgatgatgatgttaggaatatgacgatgatgataacgatcga
The window above is part of the Rutidosis leptorrhynchoides isolate AG116_Rl617_1_P2 chromosome 1, CSIRO_AGI_Rlap_v1, whole genome shotgun sequence genome. Proteins encoded here:
- the LOC139886513 gene encoding BEL1-like homeodomain protein 1, translated to MATYYNGNSNIQGGDGLQTLVLMNPGYVYYNSDSQQESTQPQSGNYMFLDSSQPGNNQVPNQHQHQHQHQHQHQHQHQGNILHGHPPIPPPTQTQQFVGIPLSASPPSSVHSQHDVSSLHAFIPRAQYMYNPVELVAAPPREVTPFQQGLSLSLSSQQSRFGSHAAGDQGGGGSTSSASGMSNSVNGMHNMLLNSKYLKATQEILEEVVNVGKVAGKDDRNLKAVGGGDGESLPLIAGEGLGREETATKSELTSAERQEIQMKKAKLINMLDEVEQRYRQYHHQMQIVISWFEQAAGIGSAKTYTALALQTISKQFRCLKDAILGQIKAASRSLGEDDGLGVGGKVEGGGSRLKFVDNQLRQQRALQQLGMIQHNAWRPQRGLPERSVSVLRAWLFEHFLHPYPKDSDKHMLAKQTGLTRSQVSNWFINARVRLWKPMVEEMYLEEIKGQEQNGIEDHKSSINEQTEDNSSSKQEKSSSPETSNRGFRTAKPEMPFYPPPPSITVSNAISTSPTATGINFQNPTGFSLIGSLEMEGITQFSPKKQRNDDRQIHNQHQNQNEGGFTLTASNQTDFMGGLGGYPIGEIGRFTTEQFQQRYSGNGVSLTLGLPHCENLSISGPHQSFLSSQLGRGPELGEENDYVAMTQASSSHSSAMYDSMNIQNRKRFAAQPMPDFVA